In the Synergistaceae bacterium DZ-S4 genome, CGGTTTCACCGGAGGCCTGATAACTCCAGGCAGAAGTTCTGCTACTGGTTTGCCTGTTGCCTTGGAGAGCTCGCGAAGGATTATGTCCCGGCAGCCTCTGCCCTGGCAGGGTCCCATGCCTACGCGAAGGATCCTTTTAAGTTCTTCAAAATTTGTGTAGCCGGCGTTGATCCATTCGCGGATCTCGTCGATCTCTATCTCTTCGCAACGGCAGATGATATTCTTTTTCTCAGTCATGGCTAGCACACCACCTTGATGGCACGGATCTCTCCGACCAGTTTTTTAGGAATGACCACGCTCACTACCGTAGTCTGATC is a window encoding:
- a CDS encoding (2Fe-2S)-binding protein: MTEKKNIICRCEEIEIDEIREWINAGYTNFEELKRILRVGMGPCQGRGCRDIILRELSKATGKPVAELLPGVIRPPVKPVKAKLLAEDNE